Proteins from a single region of Engystomops pustulosus chromosome 5, aEngPut4.maternal, whole genome shotgun sequence:
- the LOC140134277 gene encoding patched domain-containing protein 3-like isoform X1, with protein MSRCHTDCIQRPLSRAFRWLGKLVGRYPWWFLLIPFVLSAGLGAGFYFLPQRQANDIEEQFTPIGGPAKTEREFVRTRFPTNDSGQFSASRLYTEGSFVSLLAVSTSDNVLHSNTFEELMKLDEMVQNFTVMDPTTNTTLTFQQLCAEVQGPKCISSNPLLSAVQGNVSLIETIHIQYPMFENSSFLATYLGGVQLNSENIVQKAKAIRLVYYLREDDENDREKSLQWINEFITFFSKNTLQLGEIKVSYFTSLSRQQEFDGITKSVIPLFAITYFITIFFSIVSCIRFDCVRNKFWVAAFGVISSGLAVVSSFGLLLLCGVPFVVTVGNAPFLILGVGVDDMFIMISSWQQTKVKDKVEDRMADTYAEAAVSITITTLTDVLAFYIGILTSFQSVQSFCIYTGTAILFCFLYNVTCFGAFLALNGRREESNRHWFICKKVAEEKDTHRSSAYNMCCVGGGYSQISGKETDHPITNFFRNQYGPFLNNIWTKIFVLLLYLGYLASSIYGCFQVQEGIDLRNLATDSSYVRSFYDDEDLYFSEYGPRVMVVVTEELSYWDLDVQGKIDRCMESFIDDPYVSKSLSESWFTVYREMAQQMNLNISDKSNFIDNLSVLFTRIPDFKQDVDIQSGNIIASRFFIQTVNVTSAVDERNLLNQVRHTAKTCEIPVLVYHPAFIYFDQYAVIISNTIQNTAVAAATMFVISILLIPNPLCSLWVTFTIASIIVGVTGFMAYWDVNLDSISMINLVICIGFSVDFSAHISYAFVSNHKSKANEKLIEALHSLGYPIVQGAVSTILGVIVLSAAESYIFRTFFKIIFLVIAFGMVHGLVFLPVFLTFFGSCMKDNNIAKNKSNAEKQILGNEIKETHFDGCDNMVIFSNKSPNLDSDRP; from the exons ATGTCCAGGTGTCACACagactgtatacagagacctcTCTCTCGAGCCTTCAGGTGGCTTGGTAAGCTGGTGGGAAGATACCCCTGGTGGTTCCTTCTCATTCCTTTTGTTTTATCTGCTGGTTTGGGAGCTGGGTTTTACTTTTTACCTCAGAGACAAGCGAATGACATTGAAGAACAGTTCACACCAATTGGAGGTCCGGCTAAAACTGAGCGAGAATTTGTAAGGACACGTTTTCCCACCAATGACTCGGGACAGTTTTCTGCATCGCGATTGTACACAGAAGGTTCCTTTGTCTCTCTCTTGGCCGTGAGCACATCTGATAATGTCCTACACAGTAACACGTTTGAAGAACTCATGAAGTTGGATGAGATGGTGCAGAACTTCACCGTGATGGATCCTACAACTAACACAACTCTCACATTTCAGCAACTGTGTGCAGAGGTCCAGGGACCAAAATGTATCTCATCTAATCCCCTTCTATCTGCAGTACAAGGCAATGTGAGTCTGATAGAGacaatacatatacaatatcccatgtTTGAAAATAGTTCATTTCTAGCAACATACCTGGGGGGAGTGCAACTGAATTCAGAAAATATTGTCCAAAAAGCCAAAGCCATCAGATTAGTTTATTATCTGAGAGAAGACGATGAGAACGACAGAGAAAAGAGTCTGCAATGGATCAACGAATTTATCACATTTTTCTCAAAGAATACCTTACAGCTCGGTGAAATCAAG GTATCTTATTTCACATCGTTATCACGGCAGcaggaatttgatggcatcacaaAGTCCGTAATTCCATTGTTTGCAATTACTTATTTTATCACCATATTCTTTTCTATTGTGTCCTGTATAAG ATTTGATTGTGTGAGGAACAAATTCTGGGTGGCTGCGTTTGGAGTTATTTCTTCTGGATTGGCTGTTGTCTCTAGTTTTGGCTTGTTGTTACTATGCGGAGTGCCCTTTGTTGTTACGGTTGGGAATGCACCGTTCCTCATTCTTG GTGTCGGGGTGGATGATATGTTCATTATGATTTCCAGCTGGCAACAAACTAAAGTAAAGGATAAAGTTGAAGACAGAATGGCCGATACATACGCTGAGGCTGCTGTCTCCATAACAATCACAACGCTCACAGATGTTCTAGCTTTCTACATTGGAATTCTGACCTCCTTCCAGTCTGTGCAGTcattctgtatatatactgggacGGCCATCTTGTTCTGCTTCCTGTATAATGTCACTTGCTTTGGGGCATTCTTAGCTCTCAATGGCAGAAGAGAGGAGAGTAACAGGCATTGGTTCATTTGTAAGAAGGTGGCAGAAGAGAAAGACACCCATCGATCTTCTGCCTATAACATGTGCTGTGTTGGAGGAGGATACAGCCAGATCTCTGGTAAAGAGACTGATCATCCCATCACAAATTTTTTTCGGAATCAGTATGGACCATTTCTGAATAACATCTGGACCAAGATTTTTGTTCTTCTTTTGTACTTAGGATATCTGGCCAGCAGTATATATGGGTGTTTTCAGGTTCAGGAAGGCATTGACTTACGTAATCTAGCTACTGATAGCTCTTATGTTCGTTCCTTCTACGATGATGAAGATTTATATTTTTCAGAGTACGGTCCTAGAGTGATGGTTGTGGTGACTGAGGAGCTTTCATACTGGGATTTAGATGTACAGGGAAAAATTGACAGGTGTATGGAGTCTTTTATAGATGATCCCTATGTTAGTAAGTCTCTCTCCGAGTCCTGGTTCACAGTGTATAGAGAGATGGCTCAGCAGATGAACTTGAACATTAGTGACAAAAGCAATTTTATTGATAATTTATCAGTATTATTTACTAGAATCCCAGATTTTAAGCAAGATGTGGACATTCAGTCGGGCAATATAATAGCTTCCCGTTTCTTTATCCAGACGGTAAATGTTACATCAGCAGTGGATGAGAGAAACCTGTTAAACCAAGTCCGACATACAGCAAAGACGTGTGAGATCCCAGTTCTTGTCTATCATCCAGCGTTTATCTATTTTGACCAATATGCTGTAATCATATCGAACACCATACAGAACACTGCAGTTGCTGCGGCCACCATGTTTGTGATCTCAATCCTCCTAATTCCAAATCCTCTGTGCTCCTTGTGGGTGACATTCACCATAGCATCTATTATAGTGGGTGTTACAGGTTTCATGGCTTACTGGGATGTCAACTTAGATTCCATCTCCATGATCAACCTCGTCATCTGCATTGGATTCTCCGTAGACTTCTCTGCTCACATTTCCTATGCTTTTGTCTCGAATCACAAAAGCAAAGCCAATGAGAAATTGATCGAGGCCTTACATTCTCTTGGGTATCCTATAGTACAGGGAGCTGTGTCCACCATCCTGGGGGTGATAGTCCTTTCTGCAGCTGAGAGTTACATCTTcaggacattttttaaaatcatattCCTTGTTATTGCATTTGGTATGGTACATGGACTGGTTTTCCTCCCTGTTTTTCTAACATTCTTTGGTAGTTGCATGAAGGATAATaatattgcaaaaaataaaagtaatgcAGAAAAGCAAATATTAGGCAATGAAATCAAAGAAACACATTTTGATGGTTGTGACAATATGGTCATTTTTTCAAATAAATCACCAAATCTTGACTCTGATCGCCCTTAA
- the LOC140134277 gene encoding patched domain-containing protein 3-like isoform X2: protein MKLDEMVQNFTVMDPTTNTTLTFQQLCAEVQGPKCISSNPLLSAVQGNVSLIETIHIQYPMFENSSFLATYLGGVQLNSENIVQKAKAIRLVYYLREDDENDREKSLQWINEFITFFSKNTLQLGEIKVSYFTSLSRQQEFDGITKSVIPLFAITYFITIFFSIVSCIRFDCVRNKFWVAAFGVISSGLAVVSSFGLLLLCGVPFVVTVGNAPFLILGVGVDDMFIMISSWQQTKVKDKVEDRMADTYAEAAVSITITTLTDVLAFYIGILTSFQSVQSFCIYTGTAILFCFLYNVTCFGAFLALNGRREESNRHWFICKKVAEEKDTHRSSAYNMCCVGGGYSQISGKETDHPITNFFRNQYGPFLNNIWTKIFVLLLYLGYLASSIYGCFQVQEGIDLRNLATDSSYVRSFYDDEDLYFSEYGPRVMVVVTEELSYWDLDVQGKIDRCMESFIDDPYVSKSLSESWFTVYREMAQQMNLNISDKSNFIDNLSVLFTRIPDFKQDVDIQSGNIIASRFFIQTVNVTSAVDERNLLNQVRHTAKTCEIPVLVYHPAFIYFDQYAVIISNTIQNTAVAAATMFVISILLIPNPLCSLWVTFTIASIIVGVTGFMAYWDVNLDSISMINLVICIGFSVDFSAHISYAFVSNHKSKANEKLIEALHSLGYPIVQGAVSTILGVIVLSAAESYIFRTFFKIIFLVIAFGMVHGLVFLPVFLTFFGSCMKDNNIAKNKSNAEKQILGNEIKETHFDGCDNMVIFSNKSPNLDSDRP, encoded by the exons ATGAAGTTGGATGAGATGGTGCAGAACTTCACCGTGATGGATCCTACAACTAACACAACTCTCACATTTCAGCAACTGTGTGCAGAGGTCCAGGGACCAAAATGTATCTCATCTAATCCCCTTCTATCTGCAGTACAAGGCAATGTGAGTCTGATAGAGacaatacatatacaatatcccatgtTTGAAAATAGTTCATTTCTAGCAACATACCTGGGGGGAGTGCAACTGAATTCAGAAAATATTGTCCAAAAAGCCAAAGCCATCAGATTAGTTTATTATCTGAGAGAAGACGATGAGAACGACAGAGAAAAGAGTCTGCAATGGATCAACGAATTTATCACATTTTTCTCAAAGAATACCTTACAGCTCGGTGAAATCAAG GTATCTTATTTCACATCGTTATCACGGCAGcaggaatttgatggcatcacaaAGTCCGTAATTCCATTGTTTGCAATTACTTATTTTATCACCATATTCTTTTCTATTGTGTCCTGTATAAG ATTTGATTGTGTGAGGAACAAATTCTGGGTGGCTGCGTTTGGAGTTATTTCTTCTGGATTGGCTGTTGTCTCTAGTTTTGGCTTGTTGTTACTATGCGGAGTGCCCTTTGTTGTTACGGTTGGGAATGCACCGTTCCTCATTCTTG GTGTCGGGGTGGATGATATGTTCATTATGATTTCCAGCTGGCAACAAACTAAAGTAAAGGATAAAGTTGAAGACAGAATGGCCGATACATACGCTGAGGCTGCTGTCTCCATAACAATCACAACGCTCACAGATGTTCTAGCTTTCTACATTGGAATTCTGACCTCCTTCCAGTCTGTGCAGTcattctgtatatatactgggacGGCCATCTTGTTCTGCTTCCTGTATAATGTCACTTGCTTTGGGGCATTCTTAGCTCTCAATGGCAGAAGAGAGGAGAGTAACAGGCATTGGTTCATTTGTAAGAAGGTGGCAGAAGAGAAAGACACCCATCGATCTTCTGCCTATAACATGTGCTGTGTTGGAGGAGGATACAGCCAGATCTCTGGTAAAGAGACTGATCATCCCATCACAAATTTTTTTCGGAATCAGTATGGACCATTTCTGAATAACATCTGGACCAAGATTTTTGTTCTTCTTTTGTACTTAGGATATCTGGCCAGCAGTATATATGGGTGTTTTCAGGTTCAGGAAGGCATTGACTTACGTAATCTAGCTACTGATAGCTCTTATGTTCGTTCCTTCTACGATGATGAAGATTTATATTTTTCAGAGTACGGTCCTAGAGTGATGGTTGTGGTGACTGAGGAGCTTTCATACTGGGATTTAGATGTACAGGGAAAAATTGACAGGTGTATGGAGTCTTTTATAGATGATCCCTATGTTAGTAAGTCTCTCTCCGAGTCCTGGTTCACAGTGTATAGAGAGATGGCTCAGCAGATGAACTTGAACATTAGTGACAAAAGCAATTTTATTGATAATTTATCAGTATTATTTACTAGAATCCCAGATTTTAAGCAAGATGTGGACATTCAGTCGGGCAATATAATAGCTTCCCGTTTCTTTATCCAGACGGTAAATGTTACATCAGCAGTGGATGAGAGAAACCTGTTAAACCAAGTCCGACATACAGCAAAGACGTGTGAGATCCCAGTTCTTGTCTATCATCCAGCGTTTATCTATTTTGACCAATATGCTGTAATCATATCGAACACCATACAGAACACTGCAGTTGCTGCGGCCACCATGTTTGTGATCTCAATCCTCCTAATTCCAAATCCTCTGTGCTCCTTGTGGGTGACATTCACCATAGCATCTATTATAGTGGGTGTTACAGGTTTCATGGCTTACTGGGATGTCAACTTAGATTCCATCTCCATGATCAACCTCGTCATCTGCATTGGATTCTCCGTAGACTTCTCTGCTCACATTTCCTATGCTTTTGTCTCGAATCACAAAAGCAAAGCCAATGAGAAATTGATCGAGGCCTTACATTCTCTTGGGTATCCTATAGTACAGGGAGCTGTGTCCACCATCCTGGGGGTGATAGTCCTTTCTGCAGCTGAGAGTTACATCTTcaggacattttttaaaatcatattCCTTGTTATTGCATTTGGTATGGTACATGGACTGGTTTTCCTCCCTGTTTTTCTAACATTCTTTGGTAGTTGCATGAAGGATAATaatattgcaaaaaataaaagtaatgcAGAAAAGCAAATATTAGGCAATGAAATCAAAGAAACACATTTTGATGGTTGTGACAATATGGTCATTTTTTCAAATAAATCACCAAATCTTGACTCTGATCGCCCTTAA